A genome region from Nocardia sp. NBC_01730 includes the following:
- a CDS encoding NCS1 family nucleobase:cation symporter-1, with product MTETIAPVAPRAVPAVTAPPAEYAPRLTNKDLAPLHTQSWGSYNIFAFWMSDVHSVGGYVTAGSLFALGLASWQVLAALLIGITVVYFFCNLVAKPSQVTGVPYPVICRSAFGVLGANIPAIIRGLIAVAWYGIQTFLASAALDVVLVKLFPSLAPYAVADDYGFLGLSLLGWGSYLTLWVVQACVFWRGMESIRRFIDFCGPAVYVVMFLLCGYLMAKAGWGAIDLNLGAVKYTGWDSVPVMLGAIALVVSYFSGPMLNFGDFSRYGKSFAAVRRGNLLGLPLNFLLFSLLVVITASLTVPIYGELITDPVATVARIDSTFAIVLGALTFTVATIGINIVANFISPAFDFSHVSPQRISWRAGGMIAAVGSVLITPWNLYNNPEVIHYTLEVLGAFIGPLFGVLIADYYLVRKQRVVVADLFTLSPTGSYWYRKGYNPAAVIATAIGALVAVIPVLAKDVTGMYTAAQYSWFIGCGVGFVAYYALATRTRLAVQGTPA from the coding sequence ATGACCGAAACCATCGCCCCGGTGGCGCCGCGTGCCGTGCCGGCTGTCACCGCACCACCTGCCGAGTACGCTCCGCGGCTCACCAACAAGGACCTGGCGCCGCTGCACACGCAGAGCTGGGGCTCCTACAACATCTTCGCGTTCTGGATGTCGGACGTGCACAGCGTCGGCGGGTACGTCACCGCGGGCAGCCTGTTCGCGCTCGGCCTCGCCAGCTGGCAGGTGCTCGCGGCGCTGCTGATCGGCATCACCGTGGTCTACTTCTTCTGCAACCTGGTCGCGAAGCCGAGTCAGGTCACCGGCGTGCCGTATCCGGTCATCTGCCGTAGCGCGTTCGGCGTGCTCGGCGCCAATATCCCGGCCATCATCCGCGGCTTGATCGCGGTGGCCTGGTACGGGATCCAGACGTTTCTCGCCTCGGCGGCGCTGGACGTGGTTCTGGTGAAGCTCTTTCCATCGCTCGCGCCTTACGCTGTGGCCGACGACTACGGTTTCCTCGGCCTTTCGCTGCTCGGCTGGGGCAGCTACCTGACGCTGTGGGTAGTGCAGGCCTGCGTGTTCTGGCGGGGTATGGAGTCCATCCGCAGGTTCATCGACTTCTGCGGGCCCGCGGTGTACGTGGTGATGTTCCTGCTGTGCGGCTACCTGATGGCGAAAGCCGGCTGGGGCGCCATTGATCTGAACCTCGGCGCGGTGAAGTACACCGGATGGGATTCGGTGCCGGTGATGCTCGGCGCTATCGCGCTCGTCGTGTCCTACTTCTCCGGCCCGATGCTGAACTTCGGCGACTTCTCCCGCTACGGAAAATCCTTCGCCGCGGTGCGCCGGGGCAACCTGCTCGGCCTTCCGCTGAACTTCCTGCTGTTCTCGCTGCTTGTGGTGATCACCGCCTCGCTGACGGTCCCGATCTACGGTGAGTTGATCACCGACCCGGTCGCCACGGTGGCACGCATCGACAGCACATTCGCGATCGTGCTCGGCGCGCTGACGTTCACCGTCGCCACCATCGGCATCAACATCGTCGCGAATTTCATCTCCCCGGCCTTCGACTTCTCGCACGTGAGTCCGCAGCGGATCAGCTGGCGCGCGGGCGGCATGATCGCGGCAGTCGGCTCGGTGCTGATCACGCCGTGGAACCTGTACAACAACCCGGAGGTCATCCACTACACCCTGGAGGTGCTCGGTGCGTTCATCGGCCCGCTGTTCGGAGTGCTCATCGCCGACTACTACCTGGTGCGCAAACAGCGCGTGGTAGTCGCCGACCTGTTCACCCTGTCGCCGACCGGAAGCTACTGGTACCGCAAGGGATACAACCCTGCCGCGGTCATCGCGACGGCGATCGGTGCGCTGGTCGCCGTGATCCCGGTGCTGGCCAAGGATGTCACCGGCATGTACACCGCGGCGCAGTACAGCTGGTTCATCGGCTGCGGTGTCGGGTTCGTCGCCTACTACGCGTTGGCCACCCGGACACGGTTGGCGGTGCAGGGAACTCCGGCCTGA
- a CDS encoding aspartate/glutamate racemase family protein: MRIRVINPNTTRSMTDTIEECARAVAGPGTLLDAVTSEMGPASIESHYDEALSVPGLLAAIRRGEAEGVDGYVLACFGDPGLDAAREVAGGPVIGIAEAAMHTASHLGRGFSVVTTLGRTVGRAADLVERYGMQRFCRGIHACEIPVLALDSGPDARKIVTEVCREAVEADGADAVVLGCAGMAELCAYLGAEVGVPVVDGVAAATLTVQSLITLGLRKSGRGEFATPPGKPYTGPLRSFGS; the protein is encoded by the coding sequence ATGCGCATCCGCGTGATCAACCCGAATACCACCCGGTCGATGACCGACACGATCGAGGAGTGCGCCAGGGCCGTCGCGGGCCCTGGCACCCTCCTCGATGCGGTGACCTCGGAGATGGGACCCGCTTCGATCGAGAGTCACTACGACGAAGCGCTCAGCGTCCCCGGCCTTCTCGCCGCGATCCGGCGCGGGGAGGCCGAAGGGGTCGACGGCTACGTGCTTGCCTGTTTCGGTGATCCGGGCCTCGATGCCGCCCGCGAAGTGGCCGGGGGACCGGTGATCGGCATCGCCGAGGCGGCCATGCACACGGCAAGTCATCTCGGTCGCGGATTCAGCGTGGTCACCACGTTGGGGCGGACCGTCGGCCGGGCCGCCGATCTGGTGGAACGCTATGGGATGCAACGGTTCTGCCGCGGAATCCACGCGTGTGAGATCCCGGTGCTCGCGCTGGACAGCGGCCCGGACGCCCGCAAGATCGTCACCGAGGTGTGCCGGGAGGCGGTGGAGGCGGATGGGGCCGACGCCGTCGTCCTGGGGTGCGCGGGCATGGCCGAACTGTGCGCGTACCTGGGCGCCGAGGTGGGCGTGCCGGTGGTCGACGGCGTGGCGGCCGCGACGCTGACCGTGCAATCGCTGATCACGCTCGGTCTACGGAAGTCGGGGAGGGGAGAGTTCGCCACGCCGCCAGGCAAGCCGTACACCGGCCCGCTGCGGTCGTTCGGTTCCTGA
- the idi gene encoding isopentenyl-diphosphate Delta-isomerase, translating to MTDTIEQPTTDREARPVELVDEAGLAIGACSVAEAHRAPGQLHRAFSVLLFDATGRVLLQQRAAVKTRFPSLWANTCCGHPAPGELVATAASLRLAEEMGLTATLTEVGIYRYHAEDPRTGRVEFEWDHVLVGQLGTGAPRPDPAEVADYAWVQPDALRDALAGDPDAYTPWLAGVLDIADPARGTGTPLH from the coding sequence GTGACCGACACCATCGAGCAGCCGACAACCGACCGGGAAGCCCGGCCGGTCGAGCTCGTCGACGAGGCGGGGCTCGCCATCGGCGCGTGCTCGGTCGCCGAAGCCCATCGCGCGCCGGGACAGCTGCACCGCGCGTTCTCCGTGCTGCTGTTCGACGCGACGGGCCGGGTGCTGTTGCAGCAGCGTGCGGCGGTGAAGACCCGGTTCCCTTCGCTATGGGCCAACACCTGCTGCGGCCATCCCGCACCTGGTGAGCTGGTCGCCACCGCGGCGTCGCTGCGGCTTGCCGAGGAGATGGGTCTGACCGCCACGCTCACCGAGGTGGGGATCTACCGCTACCACGCCGAGGACCCGCGCACCGGGCGCGTCGAGTTCGAATGGGACCACGTGCTGGTCGGACAGCTGGGCACCGGCGCACCGCGGCCCGACCCGGCCGAGGTCGCCGACTACGCGTGGGTCCAGCCGGACGCGCTGCGCGACGCCCTGGCCGGCGACCCGGACGCCTACACCCCGTGGCTGGCGGGGGTCCTCGACATCGCCGACCCCGCTCGGGGCACCGGAACGCCGCTGCACTGA